A window of the Microvirga terrae genome harbors these coding sequences:
- the xdhA gene encoding xanthine dehydrogenase small subunit yields the protein MRRAAIRFWRNGQAVEVSGFHPRTTLLDYLRLQERRVGTKEGCAEGDCGACTVALGRLRGGRVHYEPVNACILLLGQVDGAELVTVEDLAANGELHPVQTAMVASHGSQCGFCTPGIVMSLFTLYHEGERPLTRESANDALAGNLCRCTGYRPIVDAALQACGGQAGDPFSARSDQTARGLMDLADGRDVFIGSEACFFAAPASEASLAALYAQHPDATLVAGCTDVGLWITKAMMEIEKIIWLGRVAGLDVIEDSSDALGIGATVTHAAIHPALARIDPDLGEIMRRFGSLQVRASGTVGGSIANGSPIGDLAPVFIALGAELELRRGEATRTLPLEDFFIAYRRQDRLPGEFVRRVSVPKLNGHEAFRAYKISKRFDEDISSVLGAFKLILDGRRIAEARVAFGGMAGTPKRAAETERALAGVSLDEPETWGEAMAAIARDYQPLDDHRASSAYRSTVARNLVFKALSETASGDTRATRIVGGREALQAAE from the coding sequence TTGAGGCGTGCAGCAATCCGCTTCTGGCGGAACGGACAGGCAGTCGAGGTTTCAGGTTTTCACCCGCGCACCACGCTTCTGGACTACTTGAGGCTTCAGGAGCGTCGCGTCGGCACCAAGGAGGGGTGCGCGGAGGGCGATTGCGGCGCCTGCACGGTGGCGCTCGGCCGGTTGAGGGGCGGGCGTGTCCATTACGAACCGGTCAACGCCTGCATCCTGCTGCTCGGCCAAGTCGACGGGGCGGAACTCGTCACCGTCGAGGATCTCGCCGCGAACGGCGAATTGCATCCGGTCCAGACCGCCATGGTGGCGAGCCACGGGTCGCAATGCGGCTTCTGCACGCCCGGGATCGTGATGAGCCTCTTCACCCTCTATCACGAGGGCGAGCGGCCGTTGACCCGGGAGAGCGCCAACGATGCGCTGGCGGGCAACCTCTGCCGCTGCACCGGCTACCGGCCGATCGTCGATGCGGCGCTTCAGGCCTGCGGCGGACAGGCCGGCGATCCCTTCTCGGCCAGGAGCGATCAAACCGCGCGCGGTCTCATGGACCTTGCCGACGGCCGTGACGTCTTCATCGGCAGCGAGGCCTGCTTCTTCGCCGCGCCCGCGAGCGAAGCATCCCTCGCGGCTCTCTATGCGCAGCACCCGGACGCGACGCTGGTCGCCGGCTGCACGGATGTGGGCCTTTGGATCACCAAGGCCATGATGGAGATCGAGAAGATCATCTGGCTCGGGCGCGTGGCCGGGCTCGATGTCATCGAGGATTCCTCCGACGCGCTCGGCATCGGCGCGACCGTGACTCACGCAGCCATCCATCCCGCCCTCGCACGGATCGACCCCGATCTCGGCGAGATCATGCGCCGCTTCGGGTCGCTGCAGGTGCGCGCCTCGGGAACCGTCGGCGGCAGCATCGCCAACGGGTCGCCGATCGGCGATCTCGCGCCGGTCTTCATCGCGCTCGGCGCGGAGCTGGAGCTGCGCCGGGGCGAGGCCACCCGCACCCTTCCGCTCGAAGATTTCTTCATCGCCTATCGCAGGCAGGATCGCCTGCCGGGCGAGTTCGTGCGCCGCGTGAGCGTGCCGAAGCTGAACGGCCATGAGGCCTTCCGCGCGTACAAGATCTCGAAGCGCTTCGACGAGGACATCTCGTCGGTGCTCGGTGCCTTCAAGCTCATCCTCGACGGGCGGCGCATCGCGGAGGCCCGCGTCGCGTTCGGCGGCATGGCCGGCACGCCGAAGCGCGCCGCCGAGACGGAGCGGGCGCTGGCGGGCGTCTCCCTCGACGAGCCTGAAACATGGGGCGAGGCCATGGCGGCCATCGCACGCGACTACCAGCCCCTCGACGATCACAGGGCCTCGTCGGCCTACCGCTCGACGGTCGCGCGCAACTTGGTCTTCAAGGCCCTGAGCGAAACGGCGTCGGGCGACACGCGGGCGACGCGGATCGTCGGCGGGCGCGAAGCGCTTCAGGCGGCGGAGTAG
- a CDS encoding VOC family protein — protein sequence MEYLHTMVRVSNLEESLDFFVNKFGLVEVRRTDNEKGRYTLVFLAAPNDVDKSKDTKAPLLELTHNWDEKEYAGGRNFGHLAYRVDDIYAFCQKLMDAGVTINRPPRDGYMAFVKTPDNISIELLQRGEPKPVQEPWASMPNTGTW from the coding sequence ATGGAATATCTGCACACGATGGTTCGCGTCTCGAACCTCGAGGAATCCCTCGATTTCTTCGTCAACAAGTTCGGGCTCGTCGAGGTCCGTCGGACGGACAACGAAAAGGGTCGCTACACCCTCGTGTTCCTGGCGGCTCCCAACGACGTCGACAAGTCGAAGGACACGAAGGCGCCGCTGCTGGAACTCACCCACAACTGGGACGAGAAGGAATATGCCGGCGGCCGCAACTTCGGGCATCTCGCCTATCGGGTCGACGACATCTACGCATTCTGCCAGAAGCTGATGGATGCGGGCGTCACCATCAACCGTCCGCCCCGCGACGGCTACATGGCCTTCGTCAAGACCCCGGACAACATCTCGATCGAGTTGCTGCAGCGCGGCGAACCCAAGCCGGTGCAGGAGCCCTGGGCGTCCATGCCTAATACGGGCACGTGGTGA
- a CDS encoding PAS domain-containing sensor histidine kinase has product MTRSDANPAYRRLEQYEPLLRLAVPALLILFLVTLAGSAWIQIRDGRKDTLFDAINDIDIIASLSAAKLGAVRAPADRAQAAAQLERLAKDMPPSALTQNRSLMLVDQAGTVLAVHPPMEEAPAKLTDVLGEAQPLMLFADRAGVMTIKLPGGSEGMATVRALQASSGQIALVQPMPHILSGWWTRTIGHVSLLGATIMVLLGIGVAYVMQANRARAADEVCEKVRDRIDSALNRGRCGLWDWDIGRGRIYWSDSMYELLGYERQDEFLSFGEVNTMIHPDDQDLFTLAEQLASASTSLVDYEFRIRSISGDWVWLRARAELMNDPDDAASHLVGIAVDVTEQRGLEEKTAKADARLHDAIEAISEAFVLWDANNNLVLCNSKFQKLHELPADANLQGKSYAEVMALGRPPEVQHQFLRREQQDVGARTFEARLQDGRWLQINERRTKDGGYVSVGTDITALKRHEHRLVESEKELIATVLDLKQSRQKLEAQTHQLADLAERYLDQKAQAESANRAKSEFLANMSHELRTPLNAIIGFAEVMQSGIFGSLGSEKYEEYCSDIRSSGEYLLSVINDILDMSRIEAGRTSLTKQPIEVHSSIQRALKLVGEQTKAKNLSVTVDVNPDDIIVPADERALHQILVNLLQNATKFTSDGGCITVRTRQAGNAVNIYVEDNGIGIPDHALHKLGQPFEQVETEFSKSYKGSGLGLAIARSLAELHGGSLRIRSQEGVGTIVLVHLPLTEATNADIALADAAA; this is encoded by the coding sequence GTGACGCGATCAGACGCGAACCCGGCCTATCGACGGCTCGAGCAATATGAGCCTCTGCTGAGGCTCGCCGTTCCCGCACTCCTGATCCTGTTCCTCGTCACCCTTGCCGGCAGCGCCTGGATCCAGATCCGCGACGGCCGCAAGGACACGCTGTTCGACGCCATCAACGACATCGACATCATCGCGTCGCTTTCGGCCGCGAAGCTCGGCGCCGTCCGCGCCCCGGCCGACCGCGCGCAGGCCGCCGCTCAGCTCGAGCGGCTCGCGAAGGACATGCCGCCGAGCGCCCTGACGCAGAACCGCTCGCTCATGCTCGTCGATCAGGCCGGCACCGTTCTGGCCGTACACCCACCCATGGAAGAGGCCCCGGCCAAGCTGACGGACGTCCTCGGCGAAGCCCAGCCCCTGATGCTGTTCGCCGACCGCGCCGGCGTCATGACGATCAAGCTTCCCGGCGGCTCGGAGGGCATGGCCACGGTGCGCGCGCTGCAGGCCTCCTCGGGCCAGATCGCCCTGGTCCAGCCGATGCCGCACATTCTGTCCGGCTGGTGGACGCGCACGATCGGGCACGTGTCGCTGCTCGGCGCCACGATCATGGTCCTGCTCGGCATCGGCGTGGCCTATGTGATGCAGGCCAACCGCGCCCGCGCGGCCGACGAGGTCTGCGAGAAGGTGCGCGATCGGATCGATTCCGCGCTCAACCGCGGGCGTTGCGGCCTGTGGGACTGGGATATCGGCCGCGGCCGCATCTACTGGTCCGACTCCATGTACGAGCTCCTCGGCTACGAGCGCCAGGACGAGTTCCTGTCCTTCGGCGAAGTGAACACGATGATCCATCCCGATGATCAGGATCTCTTCACGCTGGCCGAGCAACTCGCCTCCGCCAGCACCTCGCTGGTCGACTACGAGTTCCGCATCCGCAGCATCTCGGGCGATTGGGTGTGGCTGCGCGCCCGCGCCGAGCTGATGAACGATCCGGACGATGCGGCAAGCCATCTGGTCGGCATCGCGGTCGACGTGACCGAGCAGCGCGGCCTGGAGGAGAAGACCGCCAAGGCCGACGCCCGCCTGCACGATGCCATCGAGGCGATCTCCGAAGCCTTCGTGCTCTGGGACGCCAACAACAATCTCGTTCTGTGCAACTCGAAGTTCCAGAAGCTCCACGAGCTGCCCGCCGACGCCAACCTCCAGGGCAAGTCCTATGCCGAAGTGATGGCGCTTGGCCGTCCGCCGGAGGTGCAGCACCAGTTCCTGCGCCGCGAGCAGCAGGATGTCGGCGCGCGCACCTTCGAGGCCCGCCTGCAGGACGGCCGCTGGCTTCAGATCAACGAACGCCGCACCAAGGACGGCGGCTACGTGTCGGTCGGCACGGACATCACGGCGCTCAAGCGCCACGAGCACCGCCTCGTCGAGTCCGAGAAGGAACTCATCGCCACCGTTCTCGATCTCAAGCAGTCGCGCCAGAAGCTCGAGGCGCAGACTCATCAGCTCGCCGACCTCGCCGAGCGCTATCTCGATCAAAAGGCGCAGGCCGAGAGCGCCAACCGGGCGAAATCGGAATTCCTCGCCAACATGAGCCACGAGCTGCGCACGCCGCTCAACGCCATCATCGGGTTCGCGGAAGTGATGCAGAGCGGCATCTTCGGATCGCTCGGCTCGGAGAAATACGAGGAGTACTGCTCCGACATCCGCTCGAGCGGCGAATATCTCCTGTCGGTGATCAACGACATCCTCGACATGTCGCGCATCGAGGCCGGCCGTACGTCTCTCACGAAGCAGCCGATCGAGGTGCATTCATCGATCCAGCGCGCCCTCAAGCTCGTGGGCGAGCAGACCAAGGCCAAGAACCTCTCCGTCACGGTGGACGTGAACCCCGACGACATCATCGTGCCGGCCGACGAACGGGCCCTGCACCAGATCCTGGTCAACCTGCTCCAGAACGCCACGAAGTTCACCAGCGACGGCGGCTGCATCACGGTGCGCACGCGCCAGGCCGGCAACGCCGTCAACATCTACGTGGAAGACAACGGCATCGGCATTCCCGATCACGCCCTGCACAAGCTCGGCCAGCCCTTCGAGCAGGTCGAGACCGAATTCTCGAAGAGCTACAAGGGCTCGGGGCTGGGCCTCGCCATCGCCCGCTCCCTCGCGGAGCTCCACGGCGGCAGCCTGCGCATCAGAAGCCAGGAAGGCGTCGGCACCATCGTGCTCGTCCACCTGCCGCTGACCGAGGCCACCAACGCGGACATCGCCCTCGCGGACGCGGCTGCCTGA
- a CDS encoding calcium-binding protein, translated as MATAATILELDMQRVFSNTGGGGIAWGGTGQTGTITGNQTGGAGTGSSYSSGSTGQTQGSGSNDPYAGVTVVYNPVTGRIDTYDHGLLRSVETPDGTPIFVVGEDLVLTLRKELTLEFEDYTIIENGIETHYTADGSLAVTFEEPTIVGGSVTDRPLTVIFEEPTIVGGPNDGRPLSDVLDEQPSSGVPSSKIDWVVRREAIFGSDKGGPLVRFDVYFGTPGSDTFKGSGLLLGHEGNDGLTGATGNDTLDGGTGHDWLDGGTGADLMDGGDGWDVASYQSATSGITVDLTSNANSGAAAGDTILNVEVLQGSNHADRLTGLDRGNGNGVQLYGEGGDDGLTGRAGGDALFGGAGNDWLDGGPGGDLLDGGAGWDVLSYQSATGGVVVDLTTNQNGGAAAGDQVSNIEVLQGSNYADTLTSVDRGGGSGAQLYGEGGNDTLTGKAGGDYLFGGSGGDWLDGGFGCDVLSGGAGADTFRFSTGPGAGNVDTLQDFSAAEGDRIVLSRSVFASAGYQYLSGAAFKLGAAATAAEHRIVYNQTTGELFYDADGSGAAAQVKFAVIANHASLSAASFSIL; from the coding sequence ATGGCTACAGCCGCGACTATTCTTGAGCTTGATATGCAGCGCGTGTTCAGCAACACGGGCGGCGGCGGAATTGCCTGGGGAGGGACTGGCCAAACCGGAACCATCACCGGCAATCAGACAGGCGGAGCCGGAACGGGCTCCTCTTATTCCTCAGGCAGCACAGGTCAAACGCAAGGCTCCGGATCGAACGATCCTTACGCGGGCGTTACGGTCGTCTACAACCCGGTGACGGGCCGTATCGATACTTACGATCATGGTCTTCTCCGGAGCGTCGAGACGCCGGACGGAACGCCCATTTTTGTGGTCGGGGAAGACTTGGTCCTGACACTGCGAAAGGAACTCACCCTGGAGTTCGAAGACTATACCATCATAGAGAATGGAATCGAGACACACTACACCGCGGATGGCTCGCTGGCCGTCACCTTCGAGGAGCCCACTATCGTTGGAGGGTCGGTCACCGATCGCCCGCTGACGGTCATTTTCGAAGAGCCTACTATTGTCGGGGGACCGAATGATGGTCGCCCGCTGTCCGATGTTCTCGATGAGCAGCCATCATCCGGAGTGCCGAGTTCCAAGATTGATTGGGTGGTCAGGCGCGAAGCCATTTTCGGTAGTGACAAAGGTGGCCCGCTCGTTCGCTTCGATGTTTATTTCGGAACGCCCGGCAGTGACACGTTCAAGGGAAGCGGGCTTCTCCTGGGGCACGAGGGCAATGACGGCCTGACTGGCGCGACGGGCAACGATACGCTCGACGGCGGCACCGGCCACGATTGGCTCGACGGCGGAACCGGGGCTGACCTGATGGATGGCGGCGACGGCTGGGACGTGGCCTCGTACCAGAGCGCCACGAGCGGCATCACGGTCGACCTCACCAGCAACGCCAACAGCGGCGCGGCTGCCGGCGACACGATCCTGAACGTCGAGGTGCTGCAGGGCTCGAACCACGCCGACCGGCTCACCGGCCTCGACCGCGGCAATGGCAACGGCGTCCAGCTCTACGGCGAAGGCGGCGACGACGGGCTCACCGGCCGGGCCGGCGGTGATGCCCTGTTCGGCGGCGCCGGCAACGACTGGCTCGACGGCGGCCCGGGCGGCGACCTCCTCGACGGCGGCGCCGGCTGGGACGTGCTCTCCTACCAGAGCGCCACCGGCGGCGTGGTGGTCGACCTGACCACCAACCAGAACGGCGGCGCGGCGGCGGGGGATCAGGTCTCGAACATCGAGGTGCTGCAGGGCTCGAACTACGCCGACACGCTCACGAGTGTTGATCGCGGCGGCGGCTCGGGGGCGCAGCTCTACGGCGAGGGCGGCAACGACACGCTCACCGGCAAGGCGGGGGGCGACTACCTGTTCGGGGGCTCAGGCGGCGACTGGCTCGACGGCGGCTTCGGCTGCGACGTGCTCAGCGGCGGGGCAGGGGCGGACACCTTCCGGTTCAGCACGGGCCCCGGCGCGGGCAACGTCGACACGCTGCAGGACTTCTCGGCCGCGGAGGGCGACCGGATCGTGCTCAGCCGGAGCGTGTTCGCGAGCGCGGGGTATCAGTATCTGTCCGGTGCGGCATTCAAGCTGGGGGCTGCGGCAACGGCGGCGGAGCATCGCATCGTCTACAACCAGACGACCGGCGAACTGTTCTACGATGCCGACGGCTCGGGCGCCGCGGCGCAGGTCAAGTTTGCCGTGATCGCCAATCATGCGTCGCTCAGCGCAGCCAGCTTCTCCATCTTGTGA
- a CDS encoding calcium-binding protein — MKLAYNLWEEMARLQARVLAGTVLAGTANGGGISSPTDGGSSGGGISGGGEVTLEVADRVMIEGKLHDVIVINGQRYAIDPANPNGSPAYRLGEGADGGATATLDATFHDRIRFGEVPSSGADGGTGGGIDGGAGDGGSGGGAGDGGSSGGTDDGGTTVQQTNVVLKLADGSYLTAAMTLGSTGSDFLHQAGFVYGGAGNDSIVGYSGNDIIDGGNGNDWMDGGAGSDVMDGRSGWDVVSYQSAASGITVDLTSNANSGAAAGDRILNVEVLQGSNHADRLTGLDRGNGSGVQLYGEGGDDGLTGKAGGDALFGGAGNDWLDGGPGGDLLDGGAGWDVLSYQSATGGVVVDLTGNQNGGAAAGDQVSNIEVLQGSNYADTLTSIDRGGGSGAQLYGEGGNDTLYGRGGGDYLFGGAGDDLLDSGFGDDVLSGGAGADTFRFSTGLGAGNVDTLQDLSLAQGDRILLSRSVFAGAGYDALAGAAFTLGTAATTAVHRIVYDQETGDLFYDADGVGGAAQVKFAVLANHASLTAANFQIL, encoded by the coding sequence ATGAAATTGGCATACAATCTTTGGGAAGAGATGGCGAGACTGCAGGCAAGGGTGCTCGCCGGAACCGTTTTGGCCGGGACCGCGAACGGCGGTGGAATCAGCAGCCCGACCGATGGAGGCTCCAGCGGCGGTGGGATCAGTGGTGGTGGTGAGGTCACCCTTGAGGTCGCCGACCGAGTCATGATCGAGGGTAAACTTCATGACGTCATCGTCATCAACGGTCAACGTTATGCTATCGATCCTGCCAATCCAAATGGATCGCCGGCTTACAGATTGGGAGAGGGAGCTGACGGAGGGGCAACGGCGACGCTCGATGCAACGTTCCACGATCGCATTCGTTTCGGCGAAGTGCCGTCTAGCGGCGCTGACGGCGGCACCGGCGGTGGCATCGATGGAGGCGCTGGAGACGGCGGCTCGGGTGGAGGTGCCGGCGACGGTGGTTCAAGCGGTGGAACGGACGACGGGGGCACAACCGTTCAGCAGACAAATGTCGTTTTGAAGTTGGCTGATGGAAGCTATCTCACCGCCGCGATGACCTTAGGCTCGACCGGCAGCGATTTTCTCCATCAAGCCGGCTTCGTCTATGGCGGCGCCGGCAACGACAGCATTGTAGGCTATAGCGGCAACGACATCATCGATGGCGGCAACGGCAATGATTGGATGGATGGCGGCGCCGGCAGCGATGTCATGGATGGTCGTTCCGGCTGGGACGTGGTGTCCTACCAGAGCGCCGCGAGCGGCATCACGGTCGACCTCACCAGCAACGCCAACAGCGGCGCCGCCGCCGGCGACAGGATCCTCAACGTCGAGGTGCTGCAGGGCTCGAACCACGCCGACCGGCTCACCGGCCTCGACCGCGGCAACGGCAGCGGCGTCCAGCTCTACGGCGAAGGCGGCGACGACGGGCTCACCGGCAAGGCCGGCGGTGACGCCCTGTTCGGCGGCGCCGGCAACGACTGGCTCGACGGCGGCCCGGGCGGCGACCTCCTCGACGGCGGCGCCGGCTGGGACGTGCTCTCCTACCAGAGCGCCACCGGCGGCGTGGTGGTCGACCTGACCGGCAACCAGAACGGCGGCGCGGCGGCGGGGGATCAGGTCTCGAACATCGAGGTGCTGCAGGGCTCGAACTACGCCGACACGCTGACCAGCATCGACCGCGGCGGCGGCTCGGGGGCGCAGCTCTACGGTGAGGGCGGCAACGACACCCTGTACGGCCGGGGCGGCGGCGACTACCTGTTCGGGGGTGCCGGCGACGACCTCCTCGACAGCGGCTTCGGCGATGACGTGCTCAGCGGCGGGGCGGGGGCGGACACGTTCCGGTTCAGCACGGGCCTGGGTGCGGGCAACGTCGACACGCTGCAGGACTTATCACTGGCGCAGGGCGACCGCATCCTGCTCAGCCGGAGCGTGTTCGCCGGCGCCGGCTACGATGCCCTGGCGGGGGCGGCGTTCACCCTCGGCACGGCAGCCACGACGGCGGTGCACCGGATCGTGTACGATCAGGAGACCGGCGACTTGTTCTACGATGCCGACGGGGTGGGCGGCGCGGCGCAGGTCAAGTTCGCGGTGCTCGCCAACCATGCGTCGCTCACCGCGGCAAACTTCCAGATCCTCTGA
- the pepN gene encoding aminopeptidase N: MRTDTQQIVRLEDYRPSDFLIDRVELDVKLHPTETKVVATVAMRPNPEGRPDAPLVLDGDELNLKAVALNGRPLSTDEFEVSPQSLTIAQAPRQPFTLTIETEINPTANTKLMGLYRSSGNYCTQCEAEGFRRITYFLDRPDIMAVYTTRIEADREDAPVLLGNGNPVESGTVDGSDRHFAVWHDPHPKPSYLFALVGGRLGRVSKTFTTMSGRAVDLAIYVEPGKESRADYALDALERSMRWDEKVFGREYDLDVFNIVAVSDFNMGAMENKGLNIFNDKYVLASPETATDMDYAHIEAIIAHEYFHNWTGNRVTCRDWFQLCLKEGLTVFRDQEFSSDERSRPVHRIAEVKTLRARQFLEDSSPLAHPVRPTQYREINNFYTATVYEKGAEIVRMLKTIIGEADFRRGMDLYFERCDGTAATVEDFLGAFADVTGRDLSHFARWYEQSGTPRVTVKGHHDPDAKTFRLDFEQGTPPTPGQPKKDAMAIPVALGLVAQDGTLANTACERLDSRGVFLFDKLTDSITFTDVTSRPVPSLFRGFSAPVKLSLDLPNEELLVLLRHDTDAFNRWQAAQTMAMRLLTALAKGIHADDRDIDALAGALCSFMARDALDDPAFAALVVTLPSEADVAQEIGQDVDPDAIHRARSQMRHRIGRSCAEPLQRFYDTLSDSGPYSPDAASAGRRSLRNACLDLLAAADPGTGEALAVRQLESASNMTDRLASLSVLTTLPGSVREEAIARFGDRYRNEPLVLDKWFTLQAAIPEDGTLERVTGLMQHPAFSISNPNRVRSLIGSFAMLNQVQFNRADGAGYRFLASIVLRVDELNPQLAARLLTAFSTWRMMESTRRSQAEQALRSIAQKPNLSRDVGDIVSRSLEEEQTK; this comes from the coding sequence ATGCGCACCGACACTCAGCAGATCGTTCGCCTTGAGGACTACCGCCCCAGCGACTTCCTGATCGACCGCGTCGAACTCGACGTCAAACTGCATCCCACCGAGACCAAGGTCGTGGCGACCGTGGCCATGAGGCCCAACCCTGAGGGACGCCCGGACGCCCCCCTGGTGCTCGACGGCGACGAGCTGAACCTGAAGGCGGTAGCCCTGAACGGGCGCCCTCTGTCCACCGACGAGTTCGAGGTCTCTCCGCAATCGTTGACCATCGCGCAGGCACCGCGGCAGCCGTTCACGCTCACCATCGAGACCGAAATCAACCCGACGGCCAACACCAAGCTCATGGGCCTCTACCGGTCGAGCGGCAATTACTGCACGCAATGCGAGGCCGAAGGCTTCAGGCGCATCACCTATTTCCTGGACCGGCCCGACATCATGGCCGTCTACACCACCCGGATCGAGGCGGATCGCGAGGACGCTCCGGTTCTCCTGGGCAACGGCAACCCGGTCGAGAGCGGGACCGTCGACGGCTCCGACAGGCATTTTGCTGTCTGGCACGACCCGCATCCGAAGCCGTCCTACCTGTTCGCCCTCGTGGGCGGACGCCTCGGCCGGGTCTCCAAGACCTTCACGACCATGAGCGGACGGGCGGTGGACCTCGCGATCTACGTGGAGCCCGGCAAGGAGAGCCGCGCCGATTACGCCCTCGACGCGCTCGAGCGCTCCATGCGCTGGGACGAGAAGGTGTTCGGCCGCGAATACGATCTCGACGTGTTCAACATCGTGGCCGTGTCCGATTTCAACATGGGCGCGATGGAGAACAAAGGCCTCAACATCTTCAACGACAAGTACGTCCTGGCGAGCCCCGAGACCGCGACCGACATGGACTACGCCCATATCGAGGCGATCATCGCGCACGAGTACTTCCATAACTGGACCGGGAACCGCGTGACCTGCCGCGACTGGTTCCAGCTCTGCCTGAAGGAGGGCCTGACGGTCTTCCGCGATCAGGAATTCTCCTCGGACGAGCGCTCCCGCCCGGTGCATCGCATCGCCGAGGTGAAGACCCTGAGGGCGCGGCAGTTCCTGGAGGATTCGAGCCCCCTCGCCCATCCGGTGCGCCCGACCCAGTATCGCGAGATCAACAACTTCTACACGGCGACCGTGTACGAGAAGGGCGCCGAGATCGTCCGCATGCTCAAGACGATCATCGGCGAGGCCGATTTCCGGCGCGGCATGGATCTCTATTTCGAGCGCTGCGACGGCACGGCCGCCACGGTCGAGGATTTCCTGGGCGCCTTCGCGGACGTGACGGGCCGGGATCTGTCCCACTTCGCCCGCTGGTACGAGCAGTCGGGTACGCCCAGGGTCACGGTAAAGGGGCATCACGATCCTGACGCGAAGACGTTCCGCCTCGATTTCGAGCAAGGCACGCCCCCGACGCCTGGTCAGCCGAAGAAGGACGCGATGGCGATCCCGGTGGCGCTCGGCCTCGTCGCCCAGGACGGCACATTGGCGAACACCGCCTGCGAGCGCCTGGATTCCCGCGGCGTATTCCTGTTCGACAAGCTTACGGACAGCATCACGTTCACGGACGTGACGTCCCGGCCTGTTCCGTCGCTCTTCCGGGGTTTCTCGGCCCCGGTGAAGCTGTCGCTCGATCTACCGAATGAGGAGCTGCTGGTTCTCCTCCGGCACGATACGGACGCCTTCAACCGCTGGCAGGCTGCCCAGACCATGGCCATGCGCCTGCTCACCGCCCTGGCGAAGGGCATTCACGCGGACGACCGGGATATCGATGCCCTGGCCGGGGCGCTCTGCTCCTTCATGGCCAGGGATGCGCTCGACGACCCGGCCTTCGCGGCGCTCGTCGTCACGCTTCCCAGCGAGGCGGACGTCGCGCAGGAGATCGGGCAGGACGTGGACCCCGACGCCATCCACCGGGCGCGCTCGCAGATGCGGCACCGGATCGGCCGGAGCTGCGCGGAGCCCCTGCAGCGCTTCTACGACACCTTGAGCGATTCCGGCCCCTACAGCCCGGACGCGGCCAGTGCCGGACGGCGCTCCCTGCGCAACGCGTGCCTCGACCTTCTCGCCGCGGCCGACCCCGGCACCGGCGAGGCGCTCGCCGTGCGGCAGCTCGAATCGGCGAGCAACATGACCGATCGCCTCGCATCGCTGAGCGTGCTGACCACCCTGCCCGGCTCGGTACGCGAGGAGGCCATCGCCCGGTTCGGGGACCGCTACCGCAACGAGCCGCTCGTGCTCGACAAGTGGTTCACCCTGCAGGCGGCGATCCCGGAGGACGGCACCCTGGAGCGCGTGACCGGGTTGATGCAGCACCCGGCCTTCTCCATCTCCAACCCCAATCGCGTGCGCTCGCTCATCGGCAGCTTCGCCATGCTGAACCAGGTCCAGTTCAACCGCGCCGACGGAGCAGGCTATCGGTTTCTGGCCTCGATCGTGCTGCGCGTGGACGAGCTGAACCCACAGCTTGCGGCCCGTCTTCTGACCGCTTTCAGCACCTGGCGGATGATGGAAAGCACCCGCCGATCGCAGGCCGAACAGGCCCTCCGATCCATCGCGCAAAAGCCCAATCTTTCCCGCGATGTAGGGGATATCGTGAGCCGTTCCCTGGAAGAAGAGCAGACGAAATAA